The following is a genomic window from Bos taurus isolate L1 Dominette 01449 registration number 42190680 breed Hereford chromosome 11, ARS-UCD2.0, whole genome shotgun sequence.
gtgtgtgtatgcatgctcgcAATCCATCTCTGAGTGTTTACagagagtgcatgtgtgtgtgtgtgcgcgcgatCCAACTCTgttgacagtgtgtgtgtgcgtgtgtgtgcacgtgcgtgtgGTCCATTTCTGAGTGtttacagagtgtgtgtgtgtgtgcgtgcatgcccCATCTCTGAGTGTTTacagtgtgcacgtgtgtgtgtgtgcgcacatgcacGCGCTCCATCTCTGAGTGTTtacagagagtgtgtgtgtgtgtgtgctcacaatCCATCTCTGAGTGTTTACAgaaagtgtgcgtgtgtgtgtgtgcacacgcgatCCATCTGAGTGTTtacagagagtgtgtgtgtgtatgtgtgcacacatgcacacgatCCATCTCTGAGTGTTTACAgaaagtgtgcatgtgtgtgtgtgcacgcacatgatCCATCTCTGAGTGTTTAcagagtgtgcgtgtgtgtgtgtgcgcacatgcacACGATCCATCTCTGAGTGTTTACAgaaagtgtgcgtgtgtgtgtgtgcacgcacgtgaTCCATCTCTGAGTGTTTACagagagtgtgcgtgtgtgtgtgtttgtgcacacGCGCATGCCCCATCTGAGTGTTTATAgaaagtgtgcatgtgtgtgtgtgtgtgtgtgcacatgcacgtgACCCATCTTTGAGTGTTtacagaaagtgtgtgtgtgtgtgtgcgcgcgcacgtgATTCATCTCTGTTTACagagagtgtgcatgtgtgtgtgtgtgcacgggaTCCATCTCTGAGTGTTTACAgaaagtgtgcgtgtgtgtgtgtgtgtgtccacatgATCCATCTCTGTTTACAgaaagtgtgcgtgtgtgtgtgtgtgcacgcaatCCATCTCTGAGTGTTTACAgaaagtgtgcgtgtgtgtgtgtgtgtgtgtgcacgggaTCCATCTCTGAGTGTTTACAgaaagtgtgcgtgtgtgtgtgtgtgtgtgcacgtgcccATGCCCCATCGCTGAGTGTTTACAGAAactgtacgtgtgtgtgtgtgtgcacgggaTCCATCTCTGAGTGTTTACAGAaagtgtgcgtgtgcgtgtgtgtgtgtgcacgcgcccATGCCCCATCGCTGAGTGTTTACAGAAactgtacgtgtgtgtgtgtgtgcacgcaatCCATCTCTGAGTGTTTACAGaaactgtgcgtgtgtgtgtgtgtgtgcacgggaTCCATCTCTGAGTGTTTACAgaaagtgtgcgtgtgtgtgtgtgtgtgtgcacgcgcccATGCCCCATCTCTGAGTGTTTACAgaaagtgtgcgtgtgtgtgtgtgtgcatgcacatgcccCATCTCTGAGTGTTtacagaaagtgtgtgtgtgtgtgtgtgtctgcacacATGCCCACGATCCATCTCTTGAGTGTTTACAgaaggtgtgcgtgtgtgtgtgtgcgcacgcgatCCATCTGTTTACagagagtgtgcgtgtgtgtgtgcacatgcacgtgATCCATCTCTGTTTACagagagtgtgcatgtgtgtctgtgcacaCGTGATCCATCTCTGTTTACagagagtgtgcatgtgtgtctgtgcacaCGCACATGCCCCATCTCTGAGTGTTTACAgaaagtgtgcatgtgtgtgtgtgtgtgtgcacgcgatccATCTCTGAGTGTTTACagaaagtgtgtgtgcatgtgcacgcgCCCATGCCCCATCTCTGAGTGTTTACagagagtgtgcatgtgtgtgtgtgtgtgtgtgcgcacatgcacAAGATCCATCTCTGAGTGTTTACagagagtgtgcgtgtgtgtgtgtgcacgcacacgtgATCCATCTCTGAGTGTTTAcagagtgtgtgtgcgtgcgcacgtGATCCGAGTGTTCACAgaaagtgtgcatgtgtgtgtgtgtgtgcatgcgcccATGCCCCATCTCTGAGTGGTTACagagagtgtgcatgtgtgtgcgtgtgtgtgtgtgcacatgctcaaGATCCATCTCTGAGTGTTTACagagagtgtgcgtgtgtgtgtgtgcacgcacacgtgATCCATCTCTGtttacagagtgtgtgtgtgtgcgcgcgcacgtgATCCGAGTGTTCACAgaaagtgtgcatgtgtgtgtgtgtgtgcatgcgcccATGCCCCATCTCTGAGTGGTTACagagagtgtgcatgtgtgtgcgtgtgtgtgtgtgcacatgctcaaGATCCATCTCTGAGTGTTTACagagagtgtgcgtgtgtgtgtgtttgcacgcGCGCATGCCCCATCTCTGAGTGTTTACagagagtgtgcgtgtgtgtgtgtgtgcgcgcgctcgAGCCCCATCTCTGAATTTTTATGGAGagagtgtctgtgtctgtgtgtgcgtgcagcGGGGGTGGGCGGGGACGGGGAGGTGCCCTCGCCCTGGGGCCTATTTAAGCATCAGGCTGACAGTGCTGGGTGGGTCTGGGCGGTGAGGCAGCGCTGGGCATTGCGGGCAGGGCTGCCCAGCAGGGACCCTGGCTTCCTGCCCAGGCTCCACGTGGTCCCGCGCCCCATCCACCTGGCCGCCGCTGGAGCGGCTGTGGATCCACGTGAGTCTGGGGTCCCCAGCGCGGTGGAGGCTCGTGGCCTGTGGGAACCGGACTCAGGTGGCCAAGCGTTCCCGCCTGGGGGCCAGGGCGGGTGGATGGTCAGCCAGTGCAGTTCCCCAGGGGGCCGGCACCGTGGGGCAAGTTCAGGGCATTTGGCCCCCGCCCTCTGTCCTGGGCAGCTGGCAGCTGGAGGGGGCcacctgggctgggggtggggagggttcgCGCCACCAGGGCCAGCTCCTTCCTCCCAGGGAGAAGGTGGGCTGATGCTTCTGCAGGAGGGGCTGGAGTGAGCCTCAAGGAGCCCTGACTTCTGGACAGAAAGACCGAGTGGGGCTAAGGAGAGGGCGGGGGAGCGTGGGGCGCCCAGGTCCCCAGGTGCGTCCTGCTGGGGTGCAGGGCCCTGTCCCGGGAGAAGGGCACGGGCTCCCCCTCCGCCTGTGGCCTCAGTCCAGCAGTGTCCAGCTCGAGAGGCGCCCACCCTTCACAGGTGTTCCCAGGCTCTTGGGGGGGACAGCTGCCAGGCCCCGGGCTGGTCCCGGGTTCTGGGCTGAGGTGGCTCTGGCACGGCGCCTGGGGAGCCCAGCTTGGGATGGCGCCATGGAACAGCCGGGAGGGGGCCCCTCTCAGCCCAGCCCTGGCCACAGTGGAGGGGCCTTCAGCAACCTGCCCACTCCAGGTGCCTACCTGGAGTCTGAGCTTCAGCCCgcaggaggctggaggagtgTTGGGGCACACATGTCGAGTGACGTGGACCCCCCCGGGTCACCCCTCTCCTGGGAGGGGCCTGGCCCATGGTTCACCTGGGAGACCCCAGCCGGGGCCAGAGGCGGGCTGGGGGCCCGGAGCACCAGCTGTCCCCTGAAGTGGAGCGGGGCTGTGCTCAACCCTCACCCATCAGCCCGGGGCCCCCACTGGCCTGCAAGCAGAGCCCTGTGCGGAACCCCCTCCAGTTCACATTCGGCCCCCGGCCCCCAGCCGCTTTCTGCAGGTCCCCAAGGCCCTGACGAGGTGAAGCAAGTCCCCCAGCCAGGGCCCCTCTGGGCTGGTTGGCGTGGGCTGTCCCTTCCCTCCAGGCTCCGTGGGCACCCACAGGAGAGCAGAACCCTGCAAGGCAGGACTCCGAACTGTAACCTCCAGACTTGGCTCTGGGCCTGCCCTGATCAAGCAGGGGGTAAGGAAGGGGGTAATCTGAGAGCCTGAGCCTCAGCGGGGTCTCCTCGAGAGCCACCCACTCGGCTCCTGCCCCGCCCCACCGCGCTCACGTCGGCCAGTGGAGGCCGACATGGGCCTACAGCCAGAGCCCGGGTCTCAGCAGTCCCGGCTGTACTCCAGGACCGAGCCTCTTCCCAATGAGAGGGGCGGGCGACGGGCTGTCCAGAGCACTGGGGGTCCTGCATTTCCGACATGCCCTCCACAGGGTGTAAACTGAGGCCAGTGGAAGTGGGCTTGCCCAGCACCCCCTGCCAGGTGGGACTCAGCTTGCCTCAGTGACCTGGTCTCATGCCTGTccacctcatcccaccccctAGCCCAGAACCGTGGCCCCGGCCCTCCCATCCCGACCCCACCGGGGGGGCCTTTTCACCCCAGCGTTGGTGCTCGCCAGTGCACACTGATGCCCACTGCGGGCATCTCCCCCAGGACTCCAGCCTGGCGTCCTGGCTCTCGCCCTGCCACAGCGACCCAGAGCAGACCCCGGGCTGCTGCATGCACCCCTTGGCCAGTGCTCGGAGGACGGGGTCGGGGATGACGGCGCCACACCTCTAGCCTGACCTCAGCCCCAGCCCAGGGTCCCGGCCCCCACCTGAGCTGTCCTCCGGGCCTGCCCACTGATTGGGGATTTTATAAACGGGTCCAGAGTGAGGCTAGGGTGGAACACGCCCTCAGCTCCCCCAGGGCGGGTTCCTTGCCTTTGGGGCTGGCACCTCCTGGGTCACTGGCAGGGCCCTGGCATCTGGAGTGTGTGGAGCGGCTGTAAAGGCTCCTGCCTGCTGAGGGCCTAGTCGCTCACCCACTTGCTCGTCTGTTCATTTAACAGACAGTGGTGAGTGCCAGGCTGGGTGCCAGGGCTCCAGAGGCATACAGGCACGGGTGGTGCTCACTGCAGGGAGCAGACACGAGTGCCCAGGGGGCCCGGGGCACAGGGAGGCTGCTGGCGGGTGGCGGTGACTGCCAGTGCGGGGAGGCACACCAGTGTCGCGTCTGGGGAGGCTGAAGGAGACCCGGACGGAGCGGTGGCTGAGGGAGGGGAGAGGTCGGGGAGAATGCTGGGGGCACGGGGCAGGCGAGAGAGGAGGGTCCGGACCTTGGTCCGAGCCGAGCAGCCTCCCGGCCGTGTCCGGGCGTCCCCGCGGGACAGCAGGACCACCTTGTGGCTGGCCTGGAGCCAGAGCTGACTGCCCGCCCGGCCCGCAGGGCATCCCCCGGGCCCCGTCTCCCGACGAGGAGTGCTTCTTCGATCTGCTGAGCAAGTTCCAGAGCAGCCGCATGGACGACCAGCGCTGCCCGCTGGAGGACGGCCAGCCCGCGGCCGCCGAAGCCACAGCCACCCCAGCCCTGGAGGGGAGGGTTGGTGAGTCGGCCCCCACCCCGCTGCAGGCTCCGAGGGTGGGGCGGGCCAGCTGTAAAGTGCCCCCCGTCACCGGGAGCCCTGGGCTGCAATCCTCGGTAACCTGTCACCCTCCCGTCCCCCGGGACACGCCGGGTCGTGCAGGGAACAGGCGTGGGAGGCTGGGCTCTTTGCATTCCCCCCTCCCCGTGGGGGCCCCTGCAGGGCTGACTGAGAGCAGCCGGGGTCTGGGGTCGGCAGAGGCGCTCTTGGGGGCCCCTGGGCGGGGTCCCTGCCTCCCCGGCCTGACCTCTGGCGCCCTGCAGCCCAGCCCTCGCTGACAGCCTCCCCACAGACCGAGGAGTTCTTTGACCTCATCGCCAGCTCCCAGAGCCGCCGGCTGGACGACCAGCGTGCCAGCGTGGGCAGCCTGCCCGGCCTGCGCATCACCCACAACAACCTGGGCCACCTGCGTGGTGACGGGGAGCCCCAGGAGCCGGGGGATGAGTTCTTCAACATGCTCATCAAGTGCCAGGTGGGGCTGCAGCCCGGGTCCCCCGCCCCATCTGCGCCCCTGGCCGGGTTAGTCCAGGCCCCCTCCTGGCTGGGGACCTGGTCCTTCTCTCTCAGGGTGTCTTGGGGGACCAGCCCCCCCTGGCTGGCTCAGCTGGTGTTACCAGGTGCCCGTGGTTGCTCAGCCCTGTGCACCTCGGGCCGGCCCTCCCTCGAGCTCAGGAGGTGAGCTGGGGGAATCACCGGGCCCCCGGGGTTATGGCCTGGGGTACCCCACCAGCCGTCCACCTCTGGATGGAGAAAACCGAGGGCCAGGCTGTATCCTGGAGTGTGGAGGACACGAGGGGTCTGACCCATGTGTCCAGGCAGGGGTTTGGGAACCCCCGGGGaggtggctggggagggggcagccgCAGCGCCCGTCCACACCCACCCATGCAGGAAGCTGGGAAGTTTCCAGTGTGACATTCATCCCCACAGAGGAGAGGACAGCACCGCCCTGGGCGAGTCCGCGGAGCCTCCAAACCAGCCCCTTCCGAGAACCCCCGAGCCCCCCGCCCACACGCACGTGCGCTCCGGGGACTGTGCCGGCTCCCAGCCCTTCTGCGACAGACCCTGCAGAGAAGCCCTACCGCCCCCTGGGCCCCCTGACTCCACGGGGCCCTGGGGAGCTCCACGCTGCCCTACCCTGTCCCTGCCGCTCGAGAACACCCCAGGCCTGGGGGCCCCAGGAGCACACCTGGGAGGCTGCCTGCACCGCCCCGTGTCCGGCCCGGTCACACCCTGTGGCTCCCTGCAAGGCCGTTCTGGGGTCCTGGCTCCCAGGTCTGCCTCCGGGAGCTGATGCCCAGGGAGGCCCAAGGTGGCCTGAGTGGCTCTCAGGCTTGAGCGGGCACTGCCACTGGACAGTGGCCCCCGCCTGGAGCGGTCCCTGAGGTGCCTGAGCCCTGGGCCGGGGCCCCAAAGGCGGGAACGCGAGGTGCCAACCTGCACGTGTGTATCTGCCCAGTCCTCCAGAATCGACGACCAGCGCTGCCCGCCCCCGGACGTGCCGCCCCGTGGCCCCACCATGCCCGATGAGGACTTCTTCAGCCTCATCCAGAGGGTCCAGGCCAAGCGGATGGACGAACAGCGGGTGGACCTTGCCGGGAGCCCGGAGCAGGAGGTGGGCGGGCCCCCGGAGTCCCGGCAGCAGTGCCAGCCCGGTGCCAGCTAAGGCGCCCACAGCCAGGCCTGGCCCCCACCCCTCAGTCCTGgacggggttggggtggggtgtgCTCACCAACGTCCAGGATGCCTACACCCCCTTCCCCCCCAGAAGCCTCCTGAGGCCGCGGCTGAGGGCAGGCTCTGAGCCACGCGGCCCCGCCCACTGCGCCGGACGCCGGGCACCCAGCCCCCTCTGTGCCCCCACCCAGGGCAGCGGGCTCGGGCCGGGGCTCGCTCCCATCCCGCGCTCGCCCCACGTGGTACGCGGCTTCCTGCAGCCCTGCCCTCGCCCTCGCCCTGCCCCGGGCCGGGCTTCAGCATGTCGGCTCCAAAGCCCCGGTGCTGTCCGGATCCTCTCcactctctccctgccccccgcCCGGCCAAATGTGAAGCCCTGctgcccaccaccccccccaacccccagaggCGTCTCTGAAGCCTCCTCTCTGGGGCCACCAGTGACAGGCATTTCTGTTCTCTGGAAGCTGTCCCTGGTATGCTGAGCACAGGCGTGCTCACCCCAGTTCAGCCTCACCCCTGGGGAGGGCTCCCCTCCCAGGCCCTGTCCCCTGCTTCCttctggggctggaggaggaggacacAGGCAGACTCGGAAAGCCTGCAGCCTGAGAGGGCAGTGCTCCTCCAACACAGGCCCCCGGGCCCCACCAGGCATGTCGTCATGAGCCTGCGGGGCCGGGAGGCCTGCCACATTCCTTAACTCCAAGCCCAGGAGCCCAGGAACTGAGCCGGCCTGGTTCTGGGCACACCAGCTGGGAAAGGTCCGCCCCACCGGCCATCAGCAGGGCGGGTGGAGCAActagcccccaccccacctcgcAGGGCCAGTGacatcacccccttctcctgcggGGTGGGCCGCCCTAGGGATCGGGCAGAAGACAGGCCCCCTGGGAGACCGCGACCATTGCGGGCACGAGGCGGCTCCTTCTCTTGGTTGGCACCCTACCCAGCCCCAGGGTCCTGCTCAGCGAGTGCAAGGAGGCCACAGCACCCCTGCCGCTCTGTACAGCCTGGGGAGCTCAGGGGGCCTCCAAGAGCGAGGGTGGGGTGGCGGATGTGGGGTCAGAGGACAGGGCTGGGCCACCCTCACGCCTGAACGTAGGTGCGTATTTATTGCTCACACGTGTGTTTGCCATGTTAACGGGTCCTTTCCAACCCAAGAGGTAcatttgttcttgtttttcctgaaaaaataaaagtctgccaAGTGGATGTCATCTGTGTTGGGATGGGAGCTGGCGAGGGTCTTTGTCCTCTTGGGGGCCCAGTGGCGGCCTCACCTGGGTCAGCAAACTGGCCCACCCAggctgcccctcctcccacccacccctgccaTGGGTTCTGTCCCTGCTGTGCCCATCACTGAGGGGGCCAGGGCTCAGGGGGGTGAAGCAGCAGCCCCAGGGACACACGGCCTGTGGGGACGCTGGGGTTGGAGCCCAGGTGTTTCCGGCCTCTCCTGGGCTGAGGCAGCCCGGGCCCTGCCCAGAAGGCTTCATTCCAGGCCACTTTGACCAGGATGGTCTGGCGGGTCCACATGGTGAAGCCCTGGGGCTTCTGTGCCACCGGGGGACGGGGAGAGGTCTTGGGGACATAGTGCGGCAGGCGGTTGGGTGTGTGTTGCACCCCCGGCCTTGACCCAGCGCCCTGCTGGGAGCCCCACCACCTCCCAGCATGCAGGAGGGGTTGCTGACCAAGGGTAGATGGAAACGGGGGCCTGCCTGGCTCCCTGCCTGCATCTCTGGGCCCTAAGTCTTGGCTACAGACATGGTATTCTGGAACCTTCAGGACCCAGG
Proteins encoded in this region:
- the GPSM1 gene encoding G-protein-signaling modulator 1 isoform X5, which produces MDDQRCPLEDGQPAAAEATATPALEGRVAQPSLTASPQTEEFFDLIASSQSRRLDDQRASVGSLPGLRITHNNLGHLRGDGEPQEPGDEFFNMLIKCQSSRIDDQRCPPPDVPPRGPTMPDEDFFSLIQRVQAKRMDEQRVDLAGSPEQEVGGPPESRQQCQPGAS